The sequence GACGTGCAGTGATTTATTATAAATGGAAATGTCTGTAGATGATACTGGAATAATGCAATTATGATTATCTATTGttaagatttatttgaaacgTTTACCTATGTGGCTCAGAACATCCCCAGTGCATCGATACCCGTCAGGAAAATCTTTGTTCCCTCTAAGTTTATGGAATATCTCTGCTGGGTGGTAGTTTAGAACCCCCGTAAGTAAATTGAGACGGCCCCTATGGGGCATTGCAACCACTAACTGCTCCAGGGGTTCTTTGGCAGCTAACTGCAGCACCTCGTCGAAGAAGACCATCATGGTTTCGGCACCCTCTCCTCCATATCTTTTGACGCTTGAAAACTTCTTTGCTAAGAACTCGTCGAAAGCTTGAGATTCCACTAAGAGCCAGACTATGCGCCGTTTAGTCTCGTTGCTGATTTCTTCAGAGTGAAGTGTCtccattttaaaagtaaaccACTCTCTTTCTTCCTCgctcttaaaaatattaacttaagTAATTAGTAATAGACAGATGGCAATAAAAACCTCTAGATAATCAAACTCAGCGCTTATGAAGTTGCAATAAgtgccatttaaaaagtttaaaatgtaGTTTAGTGATATTGCATTGTTTGGAAGTTGCAACAGGCCTTCTCCCATGACGAAGGTTTGGGTTAGGTCATTAAAGCCATATCTTGAAAGGTCCAGTTCGGACTGTTGCCTATAGAGTTACATTATGCTTCATAGgatagaaaatttgaaaatttatctttttacTTAGAGGGACTGGAAATAAAAGAGTTGGTGTTGGCATATTTGTGTCCATATTTCCGATAGGCAGTGATTAGTTGGTATAAGTTGCTGTTGTTGCTTCGGTTCTGCAGATGGTGAGCTGGAACTTggggaagaaaaaaaattgtatgtaatttttaaaagaatggaTATCTAATTCTACAAGGAATTTATGAAGATGTTGTTAACGACATTCAATCTTTCTGCAGGGAGTGAGGATATTGAAACAAAActgaataattttatcttaGGATTTTCATTCATCGTGTTTAGTCACACAGTTAACACACCTTCAAATTCAGAAGATCGTAATTTCTTGACACACATATTAAGATAGAGATTCACACTTGTCAATTTTTGCCTgtagaacttgcaataaaataaaatcttttagtaatttttgctAGTTTTAATAAGTGTTATTTTGAACTTGTTTTTTCAGCAACGAGATGTAGAAATAGGTAGGTGTGAAAAGATTAAATCACACATCCTGTGTTAATCAAATGAAGGTGATAACAGCTAGGAAAAGATAATAAGATACATGCATATAAGAACTTCTAACAGTTTGCATATAAGGTGTGTTCATCATTAAGTCCAGAAGATCGCAGTTTCTACAGGTACAAATATTTCTGTCGTCAGCTTTGCTTTAAAGttttgcaacaaaataaaatcttttggTATTTCTGATAATTCTGGAgaggacaaaaaatattatttcatagTAATTAAGCTTTGGctaaatttctaaaagaattgaattttttttaagggtttCGACAATTTTCACATTGAGTATTGGATCATAGCATGTATATTTGAGAATATTAGCCCGAATATATATGTTTTGTTAAAGTATGAATCATATTTAGTGAAGAAAAGGCAATAGTTAGAATATATTCATATAACAACTTGTAATGTACCAATCAAGAATTTACATTCACCTTCCTGTCAGGAACATGTTTAGTTCCTTTTTCTAACTTTGGTACTTATTAATGGGCTTTAAgtgtttccattaatttttatcacagTTTCTTATACTGTGTCAGCTACGTTGTTAATAGAAATTCTTATATTAATACGAACATTCACAGAAAAGAGGAGAAATCTACAAAACTTggaattattcaataatatattGTGGTGctattaaatagatttttaaaatattgtggctataatatttttatcatcaGTTTTCCCCAAAAAAATAGAATGTACAAAAATATCAGAAGAAACATACGGAACAGATAACTGAGAAAAAGTATACCATAAATCATCTTAtccttaaaagaaaattgaaataatcttATTTCGAAAGTTAAAATGATGCATACTTACTTGGAAACTCATAACAATACTTAAAACCCAACAACCACCAATTTGTGCCTAATTATCAATATTTACTGCTCAGTAAACTTACCTTTAAACTGTGATCTAGTTACTTTCCTATATCCAAATACGCTATCACTTTGATAATTTCGCTCCATCTTCAAACAAAGccgtaattttaaaacatagtttaaatttaatttgttaaaatgcaacattttaaaacaggaatataatgaaattttcccaATAACTTAAAGAAACTACCTTCACCTCTGTGATGACCCTGGAACTGAATGCATTAAATGATTTCAATATACTTAACTGATTGCTGTACATGAACTGATGATATTTCTTTATCAAACGGTAAACAACTGTGATaaaggaaaaggaaaaaaataataatttaggaaATGAGTACAGTGTTTTTGTCTATAAATGTTAATAGATCGTCTTGAAAAAGCGAACTTCTCAGTACTAGTTGTAAAATTAAAGGGAAGAAGGGAAAGTTTTAGTTATGTGTTGGATATTTGTTTAACAcataaatttctcaaataactACTATTTGATAATGTCATAATACTATATTAGCTTTCAGTTCTcatgttatataaataatataaaacaacTTAGACTAAAAGCTAATGTTTAATACTAAAAGAATCAAATGAATACTCAGAAATGTCATgttcattagaaaaaatcGCAGTATCGATCCTTGACTGAGGACTTCCAGTTTTCTGCAGCCATTTCTTCCTGTAAAAATCATAGTACATGAAAACACTACTTATacagaaataagaaaaaagagacATATTTGGAAATGTATATATatgctaattaaaaatacgaaaGGTAATAAATAGTAACGTAGGGGACCAAATCTTGCTATTAGAGTCTTAGGGTTCATTTTGCTCCATGGATTGATTCCCCAGCAGCAAAACGGCTCATCTTCTTTGTGAAGTATAATATGCTATACTATTAAAAAGTTGGAATTTTCTTCCAGAGGAGAAAGGTGGCTCTGAAAACCTTGTGCCTTAGGTGCATTCATCTAAGGCACACTTTTGATTTCTCTACCATACCGCAGTATTTGCAGAGCGAGGTATCCCCTATTTCCAGGAGATGCAGATGTTTGTTTAGTCTACAATTACCTATGAGAGCTATCACTAGGTGCATTAGAAATTCCTCCTTGGTACTTACTTAATACCCCACTGATATTTTCCAACTGAGAATTCTACttacatttcttccaattttgaTGGAACTCCTTCCAAAACTCCTTTTACTGTATCATTAGGTGTGTTCAGGCACCATCCTTTCAGTCCTAGCTTTTTTGCTTCTTTCTCTGTATACTAAAACAAAAGAGAATTTAAGTTTActactaaaataaaatgagaaacaactaaaaaattatcatttatcaATCAATACTTTATTTAATCCTGCACTGAAATCTCAACTGAAATTAACCTCTTACAAGATGTCTTCCTAAATCTGTTTACCTATGCCAACTGAAAAGGaggttgattttaaaaaaccaattAGTGAGTCTTACAGCTTCCAGATAATTCAGTTTGTGAAAATACATTAGAATGCATCAGAAACtaagcttttttttaacacatctATGCACAGTCATTCATGAATATGATGCTAGGATAGTTCACCTGATACTGGTGAatgttttttactaaattaatattattaaactatttttaagaaaacttaataaaagTCTTTGTCTTTATATAACACAACATCATTGCTACATTAGATGAATGAGAGATTCCTTTGACAAGAGACTCTGCATTAAATACTTGCCTGGCACATAGGTCTTCAAAGATCAACTGTGCACATAAGTGCCAACATCTTTTTGAGAAGCAAAATTTAACACagatttatgttaattttaaccatatttatactttttgaTAGTGTTGTTCATTTATACCATTATTTCTTCATACTATACAAGAACAATATTCACATATTGGAAACCTTACCTTCCTGAAGAAAACTCCTGaaaccaaaatttatttaactttttagaTTATAAAAAAGACCAAAAGGACCTCACCTTGCACCCGACCAAACACTTCAAAATCTACCGCCCGTAGTCGCTCGTTCGAGCTCATTTTCCAGGGTTCAAGGTACAGGAAAACTAGAGAAAACGTAAGTAACAGAAAACCTGATAAATAGGGATTTGCTGTTACGATTTTTCCTGGGAAACTCAGCTTGGAAAAGTATTTTCGAactaatttgttaattattacctaaaaattttatttgggtTATTGTAGGCAACTGTCAGCTGGTTGCCATGACGACCATTGATAAACAGCGATCATCAGCATGAAGTTTAGCAAGCAGATTCTGAGTTATGAGTTTCTGTTCTTTTTTGATGCATAGTATTAGAGACAAAGACTATATAGTTAGATCAATTACTTCCTACATTAGAATATCTTTTGTCCGAATTATTAATCTATTTGTGGCGACATAAGGTAAAGAAAGACAGAAATAggattcttattatttttatgtattccTGGTTGCCGCTGCTTTACTGTCTCGATGACAATCAGCTGATTTTTTTGGCAGGATTGCATTGTGATTCACTGATCCGTCATGCACTCCCAGTCTTTTCTTGCGAGTTTTGCAGTCTTGTGTCGCCTCCCATCACTCGATTTCGAATGTCCTTGCAGTGTTTACGCTTTGGAGATTTAGATCGTTCAGACAACAGAAAGAAATTAACGCATTTACACGTTAATCAGCTCGATTTCGGTGCCGCAACGTGTGTCATTTAACAGTACTTGTGCGATATGTGAGCAGTTCAATTGAGCGAGCAATTGAGGCTACAATGTTCAACAAAACTTTATCGGACTTATGGCAATCGGATTCCAGTGTCTGGTttatatgtttgttttttgtgtGTGCGGTTCTGTTGCTGCTCTTTGCTGCCAGGTTAGTTCGAGTTGCCTCCACCCACACACTTAGAAATCCATTGATTATGAAATCTCCTCAAGCCTCAAACCCACACATTCCTTATCCGTGGAAACTGCAGCTAATGTTCTTCAAAATAAGGGTGAAGGCAAGGGAGAAACCAATGACACTTGTCCTGCTCTTATATCAGCTTTG comes from Euwallacea similis isolate ESF13 chromosome 9, ESF131.1, whole genome shotgun sequence and encodes:
- the Acyp2 gene encoding acylphosphatase-2 isoform X1, with translation MSSNERLRAVDFEVFGRVQGVFFRKVRFPICEYCSCIYTEKEAKKLGLKGWCLNTPNDTVKGVLEGVPSKLEEMKKWLQKTGSPQSRIDTAIFSNEHDISEYSFDSFSIKH
- the Acyp2 gene encoding acylphosphatase-2 isoform X2; amino-acid sequence: MSSNERLRAVDFEVFGRVQGVFFRKYTEKEAKKLGLKGWCLNTPNDTVKGVLEGVPSKLEEMKKWLQKTGSPQSRIDTAIFSNEHDISEYSFDSFSIKH